The following are from one region of the Stanieria sp. NIES-3757 genome:
- a CDS encoding Rhodanese domain protein: protein MYHYSSIPAISVEELALRLADRDESLQLIDVREVDEVEIASLMGFQILPLSQFAQWEQLIKTQFSPEAETIVLCHHGMRSAQMCQWLINQGFTNVKNVTGGIDAYSQMIDPTIARY, encoded by the coding sequence ATGTACCACTATTCTTCTATTCCAGCAATTAGCGTTGAAGAACTCGCCTTGCGATTAGCAGATCGAGATGAATCTTTACAATTAATCGATGTCCGAGAAGTTGACGAAGTAGAAATTGCTTCACTGATGGGTTTTCAAATTTTACCCTTGAGTCAGTTTGCCCAATGGGAACAGTTAATTAAAACTCAATTTTCTCCCGAAGCAGAAACAATTGTTCTATGCCATCATGGTATGCGTTCGGCTCAAATGTGCCAATGGTTGATTAATCAAGGTTTTACTAATGTGAAAAATGTTACAGGAGGAATTGATGCTTATTCCCAAATGATCGATCCAACTATTGCTCGTTATTAG